The nucleotide window GGGCCCCGCGCCCTACGCCGTAGGGAGGAGCACGGATGTACGTCCGGTGGACGTCTGCTGACCTGCTCAGCGGCTGGTCCGGGGCGCTTGTGGGCGCCGTCTACTCGTTGTTGAACTCTTCGAGCACCGTCGCACCGAGCTCGCGGACGATCAGGTCGTGGCCGCTGAGCGCGGAGTCGACGAGATCGGCGTCGTCCTCGGCCGGCATGTCGTACTCGATCGACGTCGGCGGGGGCTCCGGCGGCGTGTACGAGGGCTCCGCCACAGGCCCGCCCTGGCCGCCGCCCGCGGACGCCGCCGGCGACACGGCCTCCCGGGCCATCCGCGCGCCCTGGCTGCCGCCTCCGCCGCCACCGCCGGTTGCTTCACCGCCCGGTCCGTACCCGCCCCCGGACGACGGGGGCCCGGCCGGGCCGCCCTGCTGCGGCGGGGGTTGCGGGGCGCCCTGCTGCGGGGCGGCGGGCGCTCCGCCGCCGAAGCCGCCGCCACCGCCGCCGCGGGGGGCACCACCGGCCGGCGGGCCGGCGCCGCCCGACGGGTCGACGATCGCCTCTACCCGCCACTGCAGCTGGAACCGCTCGGCCAGCACATCCTTGAGGACGTCCTCGCTGCCGCCGTTGGCGAAGCTGTCGCGGGCGCCGGCGTTGGGGAAGCCGATCTGCAGCGTCGTGCCGTCGAAGCCGGAGACCTGGGCGTTCTGGCTCAGCAGGATCCAGGTGAAGCGCCGGCGGTCCTTCACCGCTTCCAGGATGTCCGGCCACATCTGCCGTACCTGGGCGGCACCATGCGCCGCTCCCGGGGCCGTACCGGCCTGCGGGGTGGACTGCTGCGCTGCGGGCGCGGGCGGGCCGGCCGGCGGTGCGGACGCGGCGGGGGGCCCGGACGCGGCGGGCGCCCCGCCCTGCCCCGGTGCCACGGCCGTGGGCCAGCCGCCGGGCTGCCGTCCGGCGCCCCCGCCGGACCCGCCCGCCGTGCTTCCGCTGCCGGCGCCGTTGCCCTTGGCCGTACCGCCCGGCCAGGCCCCGGGCCGGGTGGCCGCACCCGCAGGGCCGTCGTCCTGCCCAGGGGGCTGCTGCGCCTCCGCCGGGGCAGCCTGCTGCGTCCCCGCGGGGCCGCTCGGCTGTTCACCGCCGGGTACGGCCGCCGGGGCGCCGGACGCCGCCGTTCCTGCCGTCTGCGGCCCCGGAGCGGCCACGCCGCCCCCCTGGCCGCCGCTCGCCGCGCCCCGGACCGCGGCGCGCGCCGCGGCCGGACCGGACGGGCCGGCGGCCGGCATCGCCGGATGCGCCTCCGGCCCCGGCACATAGCCCGCTGCGGGCCCGCCACCGGACGCCACCACCGGCGGGGCCCCCGGCCCCAGGTCTCCTCCGTGGCCCGCAGCGCCGCCCGCACCACCGGCTCCGCCCAGCAGCGCGGCACCGGCACCCCGCTCCAGCCGGTCGAGCCGCGCCTGCACCGACCGCTCGTCGTCGTACGCCGCCGGCAGCA belongs to Streptomyces sp. NBC_01454 and includes:
- a CDS encoding DNA polymerase III subunit gamma and tau — protein: MSSLALYRRYRPETFAEVIGQEHVTDPLQQALRNNRVNHAYLFSGPRGCGKTTSARILARCLNCEEGPTPTPCGTCQSCVDLARNGRGSIDVIEIDAASHGGVDDARELREKAFFGPASSRYKIYIIDEAHMVTSAGFNALLKVVEEPPEHLKFIFATTEPEKVIGTIRSRTHHYPFRLVPPGTLREYLAQVCGQEDIPVADGVLPLVVRAGAGSVRDSMSVMDQLLAGAASDGVTYAMATALLGYTDGSLLDSIVEAFAAGDGAAAFEVVDRVIEGGNDPRRFVADLLERLRDLVILAAVPDAGEKGLIDAPADVVERMTAQASVFGAAELSRAADLVNTGLTEMRGATSPRLQLELICARVLLPAAYDDERSVQARLDRLERGAGAALLGGAGGAGGAAGHGGDLGPGAPPVVASGGGPAAGYVPGPEAHPAMPAAGPSGPAAARAAVRGAASGGQGGGVAAPGPQTAGTAASGAPAAVPGGEQPSGPAGTQQAAPAEAQQPPGQDDGPAGAATRPGAWPGGTAKGNGAGSGSTAGGSGGGAGRQPGGWPTAVAPGQGGAPAASGPPAASAPPAGPPAPAAQQSTPQAGTAPGAAHGAAQVRQMWPDILEAVKDRRRFTWILLSQNAQVSGFDGTTLQIGFPNAGARDSFANGGSEDVLKDVLAERFQLQWRVEAIVDPSGGAGPPAGGAPRGGGGGGFGGGAPAAPQQGAPQPPPQQGGPAGPPSSGGGYGPGGEATGGGGGGGSQGARMAREAVSPAASAGGGQGGPVAEPSYTPPEPPPTSIEYDMPAEDDADLVDSALSGHDLIVRELGATVLEEFNNE